CTGTCTTTATTAAGAGTCAGCCTAAAAACAGGCCAAAAAGGTGCTGGGGTTAAATCCTCAGACCTTATGCTGATGCAGTGAACCCAGGGTTCATCTCATGTGGGACATCAGGCCTCTTGTGATCAGAGTGTGCAGGCAGATTCTGGATGTGACTGTCCCTCACACACCCCAGACTTGAGCCCAGTCAACAACCTTTCATGATGTCATAAATGCTGCGCAGAAGCATGTTTCCAAACCGGACACTCTGATCTCCctgaagtttaactgactttgGGTTAACCTGTGATGACTGAGTGGTCCCTTGATTTAAATtaggtttatttttttgagcagtATTCGATGAGCATAAGGAGGTGAATTTTAGTACTTCTTTCCTTTTGGTCTGAATaactgctgtttgttttctacaAAAATATGGGTGTCAATCCAAATGCACCTTTTTGAGTTacaactttttttccctttctaaactttttgtcacattttaagAAAGCACACaaaatttagaagaaaaaaaaactacaactaTATTCTCTAAGTTATAGTTCTCTAATCCATCTAAGTTAGAAAAAGGTAGCATGCTTTTCAGCTGACATGAAGGTGACTTCCCTCACAATGTCCATCCGTTGTTTAACAATTGGAGGTCAGCTTTGTACCAGTTCTTTGTAATGGCTTCTTTTAAATAAGCAGTGATCAACATTTAGCATAAAtactgtttgcttgtttttttataaTATCCTCGTTTACTCCAGGGTACAACACCATGACATCTACAGGGATTTCAAAACCTTCCATCCAGTTACAAGAACGTTCACAGCTTTCACTGTAGATgcatttcctttcctttctcttAGTTTGCATCATGTTGTGCACAAATCTTGTGATGCTGGAGTCACTTGCAGTTCCACCTTTGACATGTTGTCGGCAGCAAAACACAAGTGAAGTGTTGACCTGCTGGATACCTCTGATCACAGCCACTCCGTACCAGTCAGGACTTAGTGTCTTCTCTAACAGcactgaatttcaaaacataGAGCCAATCAGAATGTGGGACAGGTGgacaaaagattaaaaaaacaaacaaacctgtgCAGTCACACACAAAGAGACACCTGGCTGTCCTATATTTACAAATTGTTCCAGTGTTTGGCTGCACAAGTGAAagacatgattttaaaaaagaaagctttGAGAGGAAGTTATGGCTGTCTTGGGAAACAAATCAGAGAATAGCTGCAGGCTCAGCTAAAGTGCTTCCTCAAATCTATCATCAGCTGTGTGTTTTCGTAATGCCACAAATTACGTGATCGTGTTATTTTGGATATAGGGAAATCCTGTAGGACAACCTTCATAATACAGCGCCCCCTGGCTGGTAGGTTGGTGGCACATTAAAGACGATCTGCATGTAAATGCTTCATTTGTCCAACAAGCTGTCAGCCAGTCTGGATTTTTGACACACACAGGCAACACGTGAGGAGCTATGACGCAAAGATTTATTTAGcatgaacaaattaaaaacagccacccttaaaaaatatgaacaaattCCATCATCACATGAATGGAGGGTACGAGCAGTCCTTTAAATCCGGCTCAGGTGTTTTCTCGCCCTTCTCCTTCTAGCTCCATTATGGCATGTCTCTCTCCTCCTCACAGGACAGGCTTGGGCTGCTGGGTCAGCAGTATGTTGAAGCGTTTCTTCAATATCACCCGGTTCCGGGAGAACTTGTCATCTGGGGAGAATCGAGCCGGGTGGGCCGAGCTGGTGGGCTCCCCATCTGGAGTCACCTTCTGTGGAAAGAGAAAAGAGTGTGCTTGTCTGCTTGTGCTTTTTAAGGGTTTTAAATCATGAAGAGAGATTTTCAGTGCGTTTTCAGATTTCTCCATGACAGCTGGCAGGGTCGCAGAGCTAACACAGGGAGCGAGAGAGACAACCATTCAGACCCAGGACCAGTTTAGAACTGCAGCAGTCAGAAGTCATGGTCCTCCTAGCCCAGAGTTTTGGACCCTGAGACACAAACAGCAAGCAGCAGATGAAGCTGAGGAGAACCACATCCAGCACCTGGAAAAATCAGCTCTGGTGCCCTCCAGGGTTGTGTCCTCTCCCCATCTGCTCTTCTCCCTCCACACAAACAACCGCACCGCTAAAGACCTGTCCGTCAAAATCATAAGGTGTGCAGATGACATGACTGATGAGTCTCTATACAAATGTGGGGTTGAACAGCTGTCCCTGTGGTGTAATCAGAACAATCTTGAGCTGAATATGCTCAGAAATGTAGAGACTTCAGTTGGAGCCGTTCAACACCATCCCCCCCTCGCCTCAAGGTGCCAGTAAACCCTCCAATAGTCACATCATCACAGACAATTCCATTTATACTCACTGTTGAGGCACTGCAGTATTCTCCTCAACAGTAGGAGTCGCCACTCAGAAAACACTGCCAATTACAGAGCTGATATCAGAGGAGAAGTCAAAACTAGATGCAAAGACATTACTGAACTTTTCTGGGGGGGGTTTTCCATAAAgtctcattttcaaactgttgaAACATATTCCTCTGGTTAATTGTGAATCTCTGAGCATCTGCAATGGAACATCATTAAAATGGCGTTAAACTTAAATGATCTTACACTCATGTCTTCAAGCCAGCTGCACAATGTTTCAGGTTACAAAAATCTAGAGGTGCATGTCTGGTTAAAGTGACAGGACACGCCCCAGTGTTAAAGACGTGGTGTTTGCCACAGGGGTAAGAGTTACTTACTCAACATCACTGTGTGTGCTGTGGAAACCTTGAGGTTTCTGGGATCCACAACCTCCCAGGATCCAACACAGACAAAATCATCAagaagacccagcagaggacaAACAGCCTGAGCTTTTGCAAGAAGTTCATTCTCTGTACTCTGAAAAACATTACTGTATGGTTTGGATTAGCATTTAACAGGACGAGACCAGACTATAACAGACACTGGGGTCTGcaggtaaaacaaacaaactttggtGCCGACCTATCCTCCACGCAGGATTTGTACAAATCCAGAGTCAGGAAACGAGCAGGCGAAATTACTGCAGACAATTCACACCCTGCAAACAACCTGTTCCAACTCCTCCCCACTGGTAGGCGCTACAGAGCACTTCATGCCAAAACAAGCAGACATCTGGACCGTCTCTTCCCACAGGCCGTCACACTGTGTAACACCAACACTCACATACTGTTTGTACTTAAAACATCCACTATTACTGCTGCTGAACCAAAGCGAGCTGTATACACCATTTTGTTGTCTATATACCATATACACAACACTCTCAAGTTCCCATTTATTTACTGTATGTATCGTAACCAGCTATcccttatttattcatttagtcCAACATCTTCACACTAATCTTGTTGCAGTTGTCAGTGTCATGTTATTATTGTCTGTATTCACGGTTTGTCTATTCTGATCCCTATATTTCTCAATAAAGCTGATCCTGATTCAGACCaatttgatcttaagtgggctgGAGGAATAAGACCATTCCCCAGTAACCTATATCTGAAAGAAGAGCTCCAACTGTTCCCTTTTCTTTCAGTGTACAAAAAATATTCCAAGTTCACATTCAATCCCTGAGATTTCCTGTGTCTGCAGACCGCTTCTGCCCCCCTCAGGCTGTGTGTTTACTGGCCCCAGGCAACTAGACCACCTCCCGGCTTTACAACCCAGCAAAAGAGTTTCTTCACTTGTGACCAAACTAATAGGTAACCAACAGGCGTTGAGCTAAAACTTGCCCATAATTTCTCATTTCCTTCAAGATGATTGGAAAGTCACAGGATGCAAGACGCCCTTGCTGTCGAAAGGGCTTTCCAACAGAGGCAGATTTAATAAACAACATGGTTAAAATGAAAAGCaagatgtttatttatttattaggaaGAAAGGTAAAACTACACGACAGCTACAGGGAAGTCACGCAAGAAAATGTTCGTAGTGAATGTGACAAAAACCATGAGGTACCTCAAACTCGACTAAAAGCATTTAAGTTGCCAAGGGTTGGACATGTCCTTATGGTTGACGAAACGCATCGAGGGCAACTCCAAACATTCCTCTGTGGGCGCACACCCTCTTACATGCCCAACACATCTGGTTATTCTGTAATTGCAGCTAATTTCAAAACACCCCGATGAATACcgccaaacacagaaactgcGTGTGTGCAGTCCTAACCCAGGATCTGTCTGCTTAAGTTAATGTGTGATAACCTCAAACTCaagagatggaggaagatgGAAGCAAGAACGGACCGCAGGGGAAGCAGACGAGTTACGCTCGAAGGCAAGGACCGCTCAGCTGTGTGGGAATTTAAAGCTTAACGTCCTAAATCATCTCACGATACGGTGAAGAGGTGCAGTCCTCGTTGGTGGATTAGATTAAGGGTGGTCTCACATTTATACAGAATTTACAGGGGCGACAATTATAATGAGCTCTTCTAATACAGTTGCTTATAGAGCTAGCTCTGCTGGGATCAGTCAAGCTCAAGAGGAGCTCTAAGCAGATAGCAGCCTGtccacaaaacattaaacactaCAGATATTAAAGAAAACTGCTATTCCAACTTTCTGCCCCACCACACCTGAGCTACATGCCAAAGCCTACTTTAACTTCTGCCCAATAAACTCTGTTAACTGTCGTGTTTTACTACTTTTAGCCACCTACTTTTATCATGTTTCACTTGCTCAATTTGACATATTCCACTATATTATACTTACCCTACTACTTAATAGCTTTAGTTAAACGCACATGTCTTGTATTTTGTCGtgtttattttgatttcaaaGCAGCTTTACCTCAAGCTATGACAATCATCGAGTCATACTCCACTCGGGTTGTTAAATGTATGCGACACGTAAAAACTGTGCGTATGGTGGCTTCGTGACGATAAAACCCCCGAAACGTTTTGCTGTAATGTTTGCTTTATAccaacataaatataaaaaaaacagaccaTACTTTAAAGTTGGTCATTTTCACAGGTGTTTCAGCTCTTTACATCTACGTTAACGTTAGCAGCAGATACGCGTTTACAAAGAATAAAGCGAAACATGTCGGAGATAAACACAACTTTACCTTCAGAGTGTAGACTCTGTCCCCGTTTTCATTCAGGTAATACTGCAGAAACATCCCGACCGAGCTGGTTTGTTTTTACACTTCAGGGGCTCAAAATATGTATACGGAGCTGTTTATATCGAAAACAACTCAAAAATTGCTGTAATGCGCTCTTTTTCCCTTAGATTTCCACGTGCAACTGACGCTGGTTCGCTCTAGGAAGGAAGAGCGGATATCCGGTTCAGCATTCAGAGCATTCTGGGAAACGAAGTCTCACTAGCTTTTTCTACCCTCTGCATTCCTTTTGAATCTCAAACATACCCTGGAGACAAGATCCGAACTCTGTTGCCATAACGCGATCGCTTATTATTGTCACGTGACccaatttgaaaaataaaataaaataagataagataaaataaatatttatttttatgttgtatgttaactgctttttaaaccGAAAGTTTCTTGcataatttgcatttttttttcattaatgatTATGTTGTACTCCTTCATAAAACAATACAGCTCTTTGTGTCTGCAatcaaaaacagacaaataaataaataaacaaaacaatgagCCCACATGTCATAGAAAGTTACAATACATAAAAGCTGTACTATAAATAAAGTaatttgtgtgttgtgtgtgtgtgtgtgtgtgtgtgtgtgtgtgtgtgtgtgaggggggggGGATTCTTGTGCATCACTGGGTGAAATATGGAATGTTTATGTACAAAAATTTGCCTTCATCTGGTTTCTTTTGAATTTTGGTCTGAGCTGAGTGTGCACCTACTACAGCATCTAAGAGAAGATCATTTTATCTTCACCAACAAAGGTAAGCGAGAAATGCTATTAACTACAGTGTGCACTGTTTCTGTCGTGTGCATGCAACGCTGAAAGGCTGTCTTGTGTTTGCAAACACCACTGTGTGGATATCTTTCACTGAGCACTGATTGTTTTCATAAAGGTTGTCATAACTGCTCATATTAAGCCACTGTGTTGAAATTAGAGGTGACTCTGTACCACCAGTACGGCTAACCCAGTCTTAAGCATCTAAACTCCCTCACCTAAACACTAagttaataataaaaacttATCTGCATGCACTGAGCCCGGCTCAGTAATGTTGTCGCCTAACTGTGTGACAAATGTTTTACTCTGCTAGAGCACACAGCCCACACCATCACTGATTTTATTCTTACTACGGCCTTTTCAAAGGCAGATCACTCTTCTAAGCTTCCCAGACTCGGCTTGTTTGTCGTTTCTGACATATGTCCACGCAGGTGACACAGTCACAGCTCGTCATGTCATTAGTGATATATTTGTCTTTACGCCACGTTAAGCATTTACATGTTAGTTAACGTGGAGCTGTCCATACGTGGAGCTCCAAAGCACCTATTTGCAAGAGTGAAAGCTGGCTTTAAGATAAGAGACGATAAGCCTTTATTTAACCCAGGTTGGGCATCAGAAGAGGCAAAGTTTTTATAATCTTCAGTTGTCTAATTTTGGTAATTCTGTATGAATTggagcctcagtttcctgttcttggctGCCAGCAGTGACACCAGATGTTGTCTTTTGCTTCTGTGCATTCAGatatgctcttctgcataccttgtgTGCACCTACAAGtgtttatttgagttactgttgccttcccaTCAGCTCCAACCAGTCCACCCATCATgctttgacctctgacatctAAAAGAGTGTAACACAGAATGGTCTTTCTTGATCCTCATCCATCCTATAACCGTTAAAATCATCAATATGAATCGCCCTATTATCTCTGACAGTAAAGAAGCAACACACAGGACCAGGATGGATCCAGCTCGGTTGTTTCCAGTGTCCCTGCAACATCCCAACCTCCACCAACACCTTCAGCAGCAACACTGGCAGCACCTTCAGCAACAGCAGCTGTCTCCTGTGAGCTCAGCTGCAAGGGTAATTCCATTTGTCCCCAAAATAAGAGCTACAGAATGGCAAAGAAACAGAGTAGACTGTCATCCAGGAAATGAGCAGCATGCTGTGCAGCATCTCCCAGCCCAGGTGGACCCCTTCCAAATCCTCCTGCCAGCTGTCTACCCGCCTCCGCTCCACCTCCAGCCTTTATCGCCTGGTGAGCCCCTGTATAGGCCctactcttctcaacagtcctACTGGCTGCCCATGCCCACCTACAGTTACAACGCCCAGCCTTACATACAGCTGCCCTTCAGCTCCTTGCCAGAGGTCAGGTCCAGGCCCGGGCACCGCCCACCAATTCTGTGTCCGCAGATCGTGCTGCTCCATCAGGCTCACTGTGCAGATCAGTAAGGGCTATATTactatatatactgtatataatatatatatatatatattactatatatactgtatatactgtatatagtatatatagtatatatactgGATATGTCTTGATTATGTCTGACTCCACCATTTGTGCCACAGGGTCTACATAAGTTCGCCCGCAGAGGTGACAACAGCATCACAGTGGACAGAGGTGCATGCAGGGTCAGGAGGTCAGGGGTCAATGAGCTGTGCAAAAGGTACCTGAACAGCTAAGCTGACcaccagctgaaaaaaaaaaaatcaaatatgatTGAAATTTAATTAGACTGTTTTTACTATGTCTGCCTTCACTCACAGAGGACCAGAAGAACAAGCCACACAAAGGCAACCCAGGCAATGACGCCAACCCGGGCAATGACGCCAACCCGGGCAATGACGCCAACACGGGGAATGACGCCAACACGGGCAATGAAAGCAACCCAGGCAATGAAGCCAACCCAGGCAATGAAAGGAACCCAGGCAATGATGCCAACCCAGGCAATGACGCCAACCCGGGCAATGACGCCAACACGGGCAATGACGCCAACACGGGGAATGACGCCAACACGGGCAATGAAAGCAACCCAGGCAATGAAGCCAACCCAGGCAATGAAAGGAACCCAGGCAATGATGCCAACCCAGGCAATGACGCCAACCCGGGCAATGACGCCAACACGGGCAATGACGCCAACACGGGCAATGAAAGCAACCCAGGCAATGAAGCCAACCCAGGCAATGAAAGGAACCCAGGCAATGACGCCAACCCAGGCAATGACGCCAACCCAGGCAATGAAGCCAACCCAGGCAATGAAAGGAACCCAGGCAATGACGCCAACCCAGGCAATGACGCCAACCCAGGCAATGACGCCAACCCAGGCAATGAAAGGAACCCAGGCAATGACGCCAACCCAGGCAATGAAAGGAACCCAGGCAACGACGCCAACCCAGGCAATGAAAGCAACCCAGGCAATGAAGCCAACACAGGCAATGAAGGCAAGACTCCCAAAGAAAACATCCCAGCCAGTCTTACAGAGGACTGTGATTTTCCCGGACCTACAGCCTCTTTAGATGAGGAAGCAGTGAACAAACATTCCGTTGAGGAATGTTTTAGTCTCCTAGAGTCTTTCTTTGACCAGGTGAGCAGCTGTACTGAAACTGTAAACAGCTTTTTTCAACCAAGTCATCCACAAGCAGAAAAAATCAATTTTGTaagctgtgtttgtgtatagATATTTTACCCTTTGTCTGTTCCAGCTGCTTCCCACTCAGGATGAAGACCCCAGGGAGGAGGAGCATGGAGAGGCTGGGTACCTGAACATGGAAAACAGTTCCTTCCTGGAGTATCTGGATGAGCTGTGCAGAGACGAGGAGTTTGTCAGTAAGGTAAACTGTCCATGCATGACCCTTTCATTATATTTAGAGCAGGAAGACAGTATCACACCAATAAATTATGTAAAGTGTCATATatttgttgctgttagcaaCTGTTAAGAAAAAGCTGATGGGGAAATACCTGTGATTTGAATTATTTCTaatagccagcagggggcgatgcCTCTGTTTGTAAACATTAAATCTGAATGCAATAGTCTGTAAAACAACCTGCTCCTTACTTGATCGGCGAGCTCAATAAACACCGTCCCAATGAGTTCATGGGTCAGTCAATAATTTGAGGATTTACTGAATAAAACACGAAGctatgttttgtatgttttgggtcCCATTGCAGAGAAAAAGAATGATTAAGCAGGTGAGGCTTTAGTGTGAGTGGA
The sequence above is a segment of the Oreochromis aureus strain Israel breed Guangdong linkage group 3, ZZ_aureus, whole genome shotgun sequence genome. Coding sequences within it:
- the nop10 gene encoding H/ACA ribonucleoprotein complex subunit 3 — its product is MFLQYYLNENGDRVYTLKKVTPDGEPTSSAHPARFSPDDKFSRNRVILKKRFNILLTQQPKPVL
- the LOC116327387 gene encoding dentin sialophosphoprotein-like isoform X1 gives rise to the protein MDPARLFPVSLQHPNLHQHLQQQHWQHLQQQQLSPVSSAARVIPFVPKIRATEWQRNRVDCHPGNEQHAVQHLPAQVDPFQILLPAVYPPPLHLQPLSPGEPLYRPYSSQQSYWLPMPTYSYNAQPYIQLPFSSLPEVRSRPGHRPPILCPQIVLLHQAHCADQVYISSPAEVTTASQWTEVHAGSGGQGSMSCAKEDQKNKPHKGNPGNDANPGNDANPGNDANTGNDANTGNESNPGNEANPGNERNPGNDANPGNDANPGNDANTGNDANTGNDANTGNESNPGNEANPGNERNPGNDANPGNDANPGNDANTGNDANTGNESNPGNEANPGNERNPGNDANPGNDANPGNEANPGNERNPGNDANPGNDANPGNDANPGNERNPGNDANPGNERNPGNDANPGNESNPGNEANTGNEGKTPKENIPASLTEDCDFPGPTASLDEEAVNKHSVEECFSLLESFFDQLLPTQDEDPREEEHGEAGYLNMENSSFLEYLDELCRDEEFVSKVESIVNIEALMSPLSASQDLEEQEQEMILQEELPPCPANSDHFYGETPTVSSQSLFLDAPGSLFASSPNRNGQNSSQNGVGISCSPLLLSNLLEEPPSPNHNPLDASDAFSQDDCFASILHWFPDSDFRSDDALNSILSFLGRKVQTTAPPAQSPSSPSDSASNSSSAYFNLPVKSNFSHFEKTQELNNPRGGETKSNKKQPGMNGGEKSVTTNTLEQEVQASEENQTKPKTNILEALREVLSRTRGIEKDKERKKLQKKQGKQSLKKKRSRETKLMSTAEQLLEPTKKKQLKSPNMEDGMHGELTFIVRHKDNARASGSLPNTCPESTNTFEGIFRDTMPQVQKSTASSNEPSLEASADLTVSPAKKRTQGWQATGKRGRSGDNAGMAMEQLEQSPTKKSRKGSPKRKSERAAKSKRS